One region of Schistocerca gregaria isolate iqSchGreg1 chromosome 7, iqSchGreg1.2, whole genome shotgun sequence genomic DNA includes:
- the LOC126281703 gene encoding cuticle protein 21-like: protein MYKQVLVVLAVVAACLAAPGPKPAPGLLASYVAAAPVAYTAPAVAAPAVAAPVAYTAAAAPLAYAAPYTAAYSYGSYVLG from the exons ATGTACAAACAG GTGCTCGTCGTCCTGGCCGTGGTGGCCGCCTGCCTGGCCGCCCCCGGCCCCAAGCCGGCCCCCGGCCTGCTGGCCAGCTACGTGGCGGCCGCCCCCGTCGCCTACACCGCCCCCGCCGTCGCCGCCCCCGCAGTCGCCGCCCCCGTCGCCTACACCGCAGCAGCTGCTCCTCTGGCCTACGCTGCACCATACACTGCTGCCTACAGCTACGGATCTTACGTCCTTGGATAA